A region of Kribbella sp. NBC_01245 DNA encodes the following proteins:
- a CDS encoding winged helix DNA-binding domain-containing protein — protein sequence MTDRLTLRQLNRALLDRQGLLERRTGSALAMIDHLVGMQSQSPLAPYVGLWSRLSGFKPDELVDLMTSREVCRIVLMRGTIHLVKANDALAIRPLVAEVMRRGLASNKPVAAAAAAAPSLVEVGTRLLSESPLNPTQLAAALADAYPGHDPALLSRAVRDLVPCVQIPPRGLWAKAGQPTLTTPTNWLGTDNPSPSLSIDDLVLRYLKAFGPASIQDAQAWSGLTRLTEVFTRLRPQLRTYSAPDGRELFDLASLSLPSEDVPAPVRFVAEFDNLLLSHADRTRVIANDHRREIITINGIVRGTVLIDGFVAAWWKATVTRTDATLRVTPLAPLPTDDLLPEANHLLTFLAPSLPTTIDLPSTGR from the coding sequence ATGACGGACCGCCTGACCCTTCGCCAACTCAACCGCGCGCTGCTCGACCGGCAAGGCCTGCTCGAACGCCGTACCGGCTCCGCCCTCGCGATGATCGACCATTTGGTCGGCATGCAGTCCCAATCCCCCCTCGCCCCTTATGTCGGCCTGTGGTCACGTCTATCGGGCTTCAAACCCGACGAACTAGTCGACCTCATGACCTCACGCGAGGTGTGCCGGATCGTCCTCATGCGCGGCACCATCCACCTGGTCAAGGCAAACGACGCCCTCGCCATCCGCCCCTTGGTAGCCGAAGTGATGCGCCGCGGCCTCGCGTCAAACAAACCCGTCGCCGCCGCTGCCGCCGCCGCACCTTCCCTCGTCGAAGTCGGCACGCGCCTACTTTCCGAGTCGCCCCTAAACCCCACCCAACTAGCCGCAGCCCTAGCCGACGCCTACCCCGGCCACGACCCCGCCCTCCTTTCCCGCGCAGTCCGAGACCTAGTCCCCTGCGTCCAAATCCCCCCACGCGGCCTCTGGGCCAAAGCCGGCCAACCAACCCTGACCACCCCCACCAACTGGCTAGGCACAGACAATCCGTCGCCGTCACTTTCAATCGACGACTTGGTACTCCGCTACCTCAAGGCCTTCGGCCCCGCCAGCATCCAAGACGCCCAAGCCTGGTCAGGCCTAACCCGCCTAACCGAAGTCTTCACCCGCCTCCGCCCCCAACTCCGCACCTACTCGGCACCCGACGGCCGCGAACTCTTCGACCTAGCGTCCCTCTCGCTGCCCTCCGAAGACGTACCAGCACCAGTACGTTTCGTCGCCGAGTTCGACAACCTGCTGCTCTCCCACGCCGACCGCACCCGAGTGATCGCCAACGACCACCGCCGCGAAATCATCACCATCAACGGCATAGTCCGCGGCACCGTCCTCATCGACGGCTTCGTAGCCGCCTGGTGGAAGGCCACAGTCACCCGCACAGACGCCACCCTCCGCGTAACCCCACTAGCCCCCCTCCCCACCGACGACCTCCTCCCCGAGGCCAACCACCTCCTAACCTTCCTAGCCCCCTCCCTCCCAACCACCATCGACCTGCCGTCGACCGGGCGTTAA